Proteins from a genomic interval of Medicago truncatula cultivar Jemalong A17 chromosome 3, MtrunA17r5.0-ANR, whole genome shotgun sequence:
- the LOC11406170 gene encoding F-box/kelch-repeat protein At3g23880, whose translation MTNSDPPPHSNFGAPTSLLLDELIVEILSRLPVKTLMQFKCVCKSWKTLISDDPVFAKFHLHRSPRNTHLAILSDRSITEDETDCSVVPFPVTHLLEAPLSIILDRYRLRFVHIPNDPSYLLSNLYCCIIIGSCNGLLCLRNYAWTTLQPEQHWLRFWNPATNTLSQILGCLNKFFRLTFGYDISNDDYKVVAFSVNEVKVFSLRDNVWRDIPNFSVVPFDIEVGPCHPYVNNGVYVSGTINWLAIRNKTEYERNDISIEQFLILSLDLTTETYRHLLPSQGFVEVPPVEPAVTVLMDCLCFSHRFKETHFVLWMMMEYGVHESWTQFLKISFQDLQIDYGISDSLEYDGSQLFLYPLYLSESDGTLIMASNQQGYDGHDNHAILYDWRNKRVEQITSVDDEILWFHTKAYVESLFSTF comes from the coding sequence ATGACGAATTCCGATCCTCCACCGCATTCAAACTTCGGCGCTCCAACGTCTCTCCTCCTTGATGAACTCATCGTGGAAATCCTATCACGCCTTCCTGTCAAAACTCTTATGCAATTCAAATGTGTTTGCAAATCAtggaaaaccctaatttctgaTGATCCCGTCTTCGCCAAATTTCATCTTCATCGATCGCCACGGAACACCCACCTCGCAATACTTTCAGACCGGTCCATCACCGAAGACGAGACGGATTGCAGTGTCGTGCCCTTTCCTGTAACTCATTTGCTCGAGGCTCCGTTAAGCATCATCCTCGATCGGTACCGGTTGAGGTTTGTGCACATTCCTAACGATCCTTCCTACCTATTGAGTAATTTGTATTGCTGTATCATTATTGGTTCCTGCAATGGGTTGCTCTGTTTGCGCAATTATGCTTGGACAACATTGCAGCCAGAACAACATTGGTTACGTTTTTGGAACCCAGCCACTAACACATTATCTCAAATATTAGGGtgtttaaataagtttttcagGTTAACGtttggatatgatatttcaAACGACGATTATAAGGTGGTGGCTTTTTCCGTGAACGAGGTCAAAGTTTTTAGTTTGAGAGATAATGTTTGGAGAGATATTCCAAATTTTTCCGTTGTTCCTTTTGACATTGAGGTTGGTCCTTGTCATCCATATGTGAATAACGGTGTGTATGTGAGTGGCACTATTAATTGGTTGGCTATTCGAAATAAGACTGAATATGAAAGGAATGATATTTCAATCGAGCAATTTCTCATTTTATCACTTGATCTGACTACGGAGACATACCGACATTTGCTGCCATCGCAGGGATTTGTTGAAGTACCACCGGTTGAGCCAGCTGTTACTGTGTTGATGGATTGTCTATGTTTTTCTCACCGTTTCAAGGAGACCCATTTTGTTTTATGGATGATGATGGAGTACGGAGTTCACGAGTCTTGGACTCAATTCCTCAAGATTAGTTTTCAGGACCTTCAAATTGATTATGGCATTAGTGATTCACTGGAATATGATGGTTCTCAATTGTTCTTGTATCCATTGTACCTTTCCGAGAGTGACGGCACACTTATAATGGCAAGCAATCAACAAGGCTATGACGGTCATGACAACCATGCAATTCTCTATGATTGGAGAAATAAAAGGGTTGAGCAAATTACATCTGTTGACGATGAAATATTGTGGTTTCATACCAAGGCTTATGTTGAAAGCTTATTTTCAACCTTTTGA
- the LOC11411392 gene encoding glutamic acid-rich protein produces MAEDGTKKMNDDVDVVQSQIENAMRSRVSHFKQQADSLTFASVRRLLEKDLGFDEFSLDSHKKFIKQSLDKCLGEAGDDDDATKMSEEDGEKGESTQETEGQKEEHQSKDEKDLPEDEEKMEDSPVLGLLKEQKGGKQETKIAEGNGKKIVPNENVIKKAIKKRSSYLKANAENVTLGSLRRLLEEDLKLDKFSLDPFKKFISKELDEVLMSSEVPEPAERAKKIVKKKPDTKVTKKVSAEDNSDTSDEESEGEDNEEDEVKPRKKSVPKGKKQTPVGSKKRKGDDTNLPSKKKVKPDKAASEDNSDAGDHGKNSEDDQSHSSAENTTKKKQVSTPTPVYSKRVEHLKSVIKACGMSVPPVIYKKVKQVPENKRDGQLIKELEEILSREGLSSNPSEKEIKEVNRKKARAKELEGIDMSNIVSSTRRRATISFVAPSPPKPKIPVETSGKDTKGSDNDNDDEGKENEEEEEDEDEEEEDSSDDDGSESEEFNADEEDSD; encoded by the exons ATGGCAGAAGATGGAACGAAGAAGATGAATGACGATGTCGACGTGGTTCAGTCTCAGATTGAAAATGCGATGCGCTCTCGCGTTTCTCACTTCAAGCAACAAGCCGA TTCTTTGACATTTGCAAGTGTTCGTAGATTGCTCGAGAAAGATTTAGGGTTTGACGAGTTTTCTTTGGATTCTcacaaaaaatttatcaaacaatctTTAGACAAG TGCTTAGGAGAGGCTGGTGATGACGATGATGCCACAAAGATGTCTGAGGAGGACGGGGAAAAAGGTGAAAGTACACAAGAGACTGAAGGACAGAAGGAGGAACATCAATCTAAAGATGAAAAGGATCTCCCTGAAGATGAGGAGAAAATGGAAGATTCTCCGGTATTAGGTCTGCTTAAAGAACAAAAGGGGGGTAAACAAGAAACCAAGATAGCAGAAGGCAATGGGAAAAAAATAGTTCCAAATGAGAACGTAATTAAGAAAGCTATTAAAAAAAGATCCTCATACCTCAAGGCTAATGCAGA AAATGTAACTTTGGGTAGTCTTCGCCGATTATTGGAGGAAGATCTTAAACTTGATAAATTTTCTCTGGATCCCTTTAAGAAGTTTATAAGTAAAGAGCTTGACGAG GTATTAATGTCTTCTGAAGTTCCGGAACCTGCAGAAAGGGCTAAGAAAATTGTTAAGAAGAAACCTGATACCAAAGTAACTAAAAAGGTCAGTGCTGAAGATAACTCTGATACTTCAGATGAAGAGAGTGAAGGGGAAGATAATGAGGAAGATGAAGTCAAACCTAGAAAAAAAAGTGTTCCAAAAGGCAAGAAGCAGACTCCTGTTGGATCCAAAAAGCGTAAAGGAGATGACACCAATCTACCCAGCAAGAAAAAGGTCAAGCCTGATAAAGCAGCATCAGAAGACAATAGTGATGCAGGAGACCATGGAAAAAACTCTGAAGATGACCAGTCCCATTCGTCGGCAGAGAATACTACAAAG AAGAAACAAGTTTCAACTCCAACTCCTGTGTACAGTAAACGTGTGGAGCACTTGAAATCTGTTATTAAAGCATGTGGGATGAG TGTTCCTCCCgttatttataaaaaagtcaAGCAGGTCCCTGAAAACAAACGGGACGGACAACTAATTAAAGAATTGGAGGAAATACTATCTAGAGAAGGCTTGTCTTCAAATCCATCTGAGAAgg aaatcAAAGAGGTAAATAGGAAGAAGGCGCGAGCCAAGGAACTTGAGGGTATTGATATGAGTAATATTGTGTCAAGTACACGTAGAAGGGCGACGATTAGTTTTGTGGCTCCTTCACCACCAAAGCCCAAGATTCCAGTGGAAACTAGTGGCAAAGATACCAAAGGTAGTGATAACGACAACGATGATGAAGGcaaagaaaatgaagaggaggaagaagatgaagatgaagaggagGAGGATAGCAGTGATGATGATGGAAGTGAGAGTGAAGAATTTAATGCGG ATGAAGAGGACAGTGATTGA
- the LOC11419055 gene encoding WAT1-related protein At4g08300, translating to MEDQNANGKLNKGALLRKIKPYLAILSLQFGYSGMYIITMVSFKHGMSHWILSVYRHVVAAIIITPFALVLERKTRPKMTLPIFLRIVALGFLEPVLDQNLYNMGMKMTSTTFASATVNVLPAITFIMALTFRLESVNWRKFHSVAKVIGTVVTVSGAMVMTLYKGPAYQIIKGGGAINHHASATTDQPSEQNWLMGTVMLISSCCSWAGFFILQSFTLKKYPAELSLTAWICLMGIIEGSIASLIFERDMSVWVIGWDSRLLACVYSGVICSGMAYYVQGVVTRERGPVFVTSFSPLCMIITAALGSLVLAEQVHLGSIFGAIIIVIGLYTVVWGKSKDRRESADEIGKGESKDQLPIKNGTKSGSEIFDGIEINVPAEKLKKGEAKNVPTQA from the exons ATGGAGGACCAAAATGCTAATGGTAAGTTGAACAAAGGAGCACTGCTTCGAAAGATTAAACCATATCTTGCTATATTATCCCTTCAATTTGGTTACTCGGGGATGTACATCATTACTATGGTTTCTTTCAAACATGGTATGAGCCATTGGATTCTCTCCGTGTACCGTCATGTTGTGGCCGCAATTATAATTACTCCTTTCGCTCTTGTGCTCGAAAG AAAAACAAGGCCAAAGATGACTCTCCCCATCTTCCTGAGGATAGTGGCACTTGGTTTCCTTGA GCCAGTGCTAGATCAAAACTTGTACAACATGGGAATGAAGATGACATCAACAACGTTTGCATCTGCCACTGTTAATGTCCTTCCAGCTATTACTTTTATAATGGCTCTCACTTTCAG gTTAGAGTCAGTGAACTGGAGAAAATTTCACAGCGTAGCCAAAGTAATTGGAACGGTTGTAACCGTTTCAGGAGCTATGGTTATGACTTTGTACAAAGGCCCTGCCTATCAAATCATAAAGGGAGGAGGAGCCATCAACCACCACGCCTCCGCCACAACCGACCAACCATCTGAGCAAAATTGGTTGATGGGCACAGTAATGCTTATATCAAGTTGTTGTAGTTGGGCTGgattctttattttacaa TCATTCACTTTGAAGAAGTATCCAGCAGAGCTATCACTAACAGCATGGATTTGCTTGATGGGTATTATTGAGGGTTCAATTGCATCACTTATATTTGAAAGAGACATGAGTGTGTGGGTCATAGGTTGGGACTCAAGGCTTCTTGCTTGTGTTTATTCA GGTGTTATATGCTCTGGAATGGCATATTATGTACAAGGAGTTGTAACTAGAGAACGTGGACCAGTTTTTGTAACATCTTTTAGTCCACTATGTATGATTATCACTGCTGCATTGGGTTCTCTTGTCTTAGCTGAACAAGTTCATCTTGGAAG tATATTTGGAGCTATTATCATCGTTATTGGTCTTTACACTGTGGTATGGGGCAAAAGCAAAGATCGTCGTGAAAGTGCAGATGAAATAGGAAAAGGTGAAAGCAAAGATCAATTGCCAATCAAGAATGGTACAAAATCAGGATCAGAAATTTTTGATGGCATTGAGATTAATGTTCCAgctgaaaaattgaaaaaaggaGAAGCAAAAAATGTTCCAACACAAGCATGA